In the genome of Nycticebus coucang isolate mNycCou1 chromosome 12, mNycCou1.pri, whole genome shotgun sequence, one region contains:
- the LOC128561885 gene encoding olfactory receptor 2D2, which translates to MDKIQVGFNDLIICDDSSLEVLVVKSNLNPNAKEFVPGQKGLDCSTQVSNVSTVTVFVLLRLSSRPQTQALLFMLPLEIYLLTLVGNLLMLLVISANPHLHTPMYFFLGHLSFLDVFYSSVIVPKLLENLFSKWKMVSFLEGFAQISLSGSTEACLLSVMAYDRFQAVCHPLLYVVAMNRKVCAGLVGASWIVGIAAGLINTLLLAQQHFCGPNLVRSFACELPPVLLLASMLTTMVVLGLSTVVLSLGSYSHIIMAALRVNSTAGRSKIFSTCSSHFLGLVIFYGSRFSRYMTPASGSALEHVLSVQYSVVTPMLNPLIYSLKNQEVKAALKRMLTRKFRLTF; encoded by the exons ATGGACAAAATCCAAGTCGGATTTAATGACCTTATTATTTGTGATGACTCTTCTCTAGAAGTTCTTGTGGTCAAAAGCAATCTGAATCCAAATGCAAAGGAGTTTGTTCCCGGGCAAA AGGGACTTGACTGCTCCACGCAAGTCAGCAACGTCAGCACAGTCACTGTGTTTGTCCTCCTCCGTCTATCGAGCAGGCCCCAGACCCAGGCTCTGCTGTTCATGCTCCCCTTGGAGATTTACCTCTTGACCCTCGTGGGGAAcctgctgatgctgctggtgATTAGCGCCAATCCCCATCtgcacacccccatgtacttcttcctgggACACCTCTCCTTCCTGGATGTTTTCTATTCCTCAGTCATTGTGCCCAAACTGCTGGAGAACCTTTTCTCTAAGTGGAAGATGGTATCCTTCCTTGAGGGTTTCGCCCAGATCTCACTTTCCGGGTCCACGGAAGCCTGCCTCCTCTCTGTCATGGCCTATGACCGTTTTCAGGCTGTGTGCCACCCCCTGTTATATGTGGTGGCCATGAACAGGAAGGTATGTGCTGGCCTGGTGGGGGCCTCCTGGATCGTAGGAATAGCGGCTGGTCTAATTAACACCCTCCTCCTGGCTCAGCAGCACTTCTGCGGCCCCAACCTCGTCCGCAGTTTTGCCTGCGAGCTTCCTCCAGTGCTCTTGCTGGCCTCCATGCTGACCACCATGGTGGTCCTGGGCCTCAGCACCGTCGTCCTGTCACTGGGGTCCTACAGTCACATCATCATGGCAGCCTTGAGGGTCAATTCCACCGCAGGTCGGAGCAAGATCTTCTCCACCTGCTCTTCGCATTTCCTGGGACTTGTCATCTTCTATGGTTCACGATTCTCCAG GTACATGACTCCAGCATCTGGCTCAGCCCTGGAGCACGTGCTGTCTGTGCAGTACAGCGTGGTGACCCCAATGCTAAACCCCCTCATCTACAGTCTGAAGAACCAGGAGGTGAAGGCCGCTCTGAAGAGGATGCTGACCAGGAAGTTCAGGCTGACCTTCTAA
- the LOC128562805 gene encoding olfactory receptor 8S1 — protein sequence MALGNNSTVTEFLLLGLSADPHVQALLFVLFLGIYLLTIMGNLLLLLVIRTDSHLHTPMYFFLSHLSFVDLCFSSVTVPKMLENLLSRRKTISVEGCLAQVFFVFVTAGTEACLLSVMAYDRYAAICHPLLYGQIMSKQLYMYLAWGSWGLGFLDALINILLALNMVFCEAKIIPHYSCEMPSLLHLSCSDISGSLIALLCSTLLHGLGTFLLVFLSYTRIIFTILSISSTSSRSKAFSTCSSHLTAVILYYGSGLLRHLLPNSGSPLELIFSVQYTVVTPMLNPLIYSLKNKEVKEALKRTLEKYFQHIRY from the coding sequence ATGGCCTTGGGAAACAACAGCACCGTCACAGAGTTCCTCCTCCTTGGGCTGTCTGCTGACCCCCATGTCCAGGCTCTGCTCTTTGTGCTGTTCCTGGGGATCTACCTCCTGACCATAATGGGGAACCTGCTGCTACTGCTGGTGATCAGGACCGATTCTCATCTTCACAcgcccatgtacttcttcctgagTCACCTCTCTTTTGTTGATCTCTGCTTCTCTTCAGTCACGGTGCCCAAAATGCTGGAAAACCTCCTTTCCCGGAGGAAAACCATTTCAGTAGAGGGCTGCCTCGCTCAGGTCTTCTTTGTGTTTGTCACTGCTGGGACTGAAGCCTGCCTTCTCTCTGTAATGGCCTATGACCGCTATGCTGCCATCTGCCACCCATTGCTTTATGGACAGATCATGAGTAAACAGCTGTATATGTATCTTGCATGGGGTTCATGGGGCCTGGGCTTTCTGGACGCACTCATCAATATCCTTTTAGCATTGAACATGGTCTTTTGTGAGGCCAAAATCATCCCCCATTACAGCTGTGAGATGCCATCTCTCCTCCATCTGTCCTGCTCTGATATCTCTGGGAGCCTCATTGCCTTGCTCTGCTCCACTCTCCTGCATGGGCTAGGAACCTTCCTGTTGGTCTTCTTATCCTACACACGCATTATCTTTACCATCCTGAGCATCAGCTCTACCTCAAGCAGAAGCAAGGCCTTCTCCACCTGTTCCTCCCACCTCACTGCGGTGATACTTTACTATGGCTCAGGTTTGCTCCGCCATCTTCTGCCAAACTCAGGCTCCCCCCTGGAGTTGATCTTCTCTGTGCAGTATACAGTAGTCACGCCCATGCTGAATCCCCTCATCTACAGCCTGAAAAACAAGGAAGTTAAGGAGGCCCTGAAAAgaactttggaaaaatattttcaacatatcaGGTATTGA